TCAGCACCATCATGGCGCCCACGATGGAGACCAGCATGTACTTGAAGCCCGCTTCCACGGCCTCCGGCTTGTCCCGCCAGAAGGCGACCAGGCCGATGGACGCGATGGAGGCGATCTCGAGGAAGACGAAGAAGTTGAAGAGATCGCCGGTGAGCTCCATGCCGAGCATCCCGACGGTGAGCAGGAAGAAGAGGGTCACGAATTTGTCGAGCCCGGAGAAGCGTTCCATAAAGCGCAGGGAGAAGATGGCCCCTGCGAACATGGCGATACCGCCGATGAGTGCCATCAATGCGCTGAAGGCGTCCACCTGGAGGATGATCCGTATGGGCAGGCTCATCCCGGAGGGCAGCGCCAGGCTCCAGCTCTCGCCGCCGAGCACGTAGATGGCGATCCCCTGGGCGCTCACATACTGCCAGAGAAGCAGTGTGGAGATCGCCGTGAGTGCGCTGAAAAGCAGGAACCACACGTTGCGGACCAGGCGGCCGAAGATACCGGCGACCGGCGCACCGAAGGCGCCCAGCAGCGGAATAGCAAGTGTCAGCGCCGGAAGATGTTCGCTCCAGTTCATCCGCGCAACCTCCTTATTTCCCTGACATCCAGTGTCCCGTAGTGGCGGTAGAGTGCGATGATCAATGACAGGAAGAGCGCCGATGTGGCGAGCCCGATGACAATCGCCGTGAGTGTCAGGGCCTGCGGCGTGGGAAGGACCATGTTCGTTGTATCGCCCGCCAGGGTGTATACGGGAATGCTGCCACCCATCCTGTAGCCTACGACGATCAGCAGAAGGTTGGTGGCGGCTTCGATGATGACGACTCCGACTGCAATCTTGATGAGGTTACGCTCGAAGATGACGGCATAGAGCCCCAGAAGAAAGAGGAAACCCACGATGACAAAGGGGAAATTACCGATCATGACCGGCTTCCTCCTTTCCTTCCTCCAACGGCATGCGGATGCTGGAGAACATATAGATGATGATCAGCGACAGCGCGCCGACGACCTCGAGCCCCACGGCGATGTTCATCAGCGCGATGGTCCCGGAGCTGTTGAGCACGCCGGGGTTGGCCCCGATGGGAACGGGCGAGCCGAAAAGCCCCCCCTGGTTGGCCAGGAAGTTGTAGAGGAAGGGACCGATCCCGAAGGCCGCCAGCCCGGCACCGAGGAAGATGAGGAGACCGGAGGTCTCCATACCGCTGTTCATGCCCTTCCGGGCCCAGCCGAGGAACTTGTCTCCGCCGAAGGCCACCAGCAGAAAGGCCATGAAGGTGGCGACGATGGCGCCGCCCTGGAATCCGCCGCCCGGGGTGATGTGTCCGTGGATGATGATATAGGTTCCAAAGACCACCATGAACCAGGCAAAGATGTTGCAGACGGTGCGAACAATCAGAGAAAGCGGCTGCATCAGTGGCCACCTCCCTTGCGGAAGAGCGCCGAAACGGAGCTGACTGCGGTGAAGAGCACCGCCGCCTCGCCCAGGGTATCAAAGGCACGATAATCGAAGACCACCGCCGTCACGATATTGTTGACGGCCCGTTCCTCCTGGGCATTGTCCAGGAAGTAGTCGTCCATTTCGGTCACGATCGGCTCTCCGAAGGGGTGGATATCGAGCAGCCCGCCCCAGAGAACCCCTGCAACAACAAACACCGCCACGAGAAAGAGCACCCTCGTTTTCATCGGCTGTTCCTCCTGTTCCGCGGATCTTCCTTGTGGCAGGCCCGCAGTGCGATGACAAAGATCGCCGTCGTCAGTCCGGCGCCGATGCCCGCCTCGGCGATGGCCACGTCGGGAGCCTGCAGGATGTAGAACTCCACCGAGAGGAGCAGGCTCAGGACAGCCAGGGAGATCACCGCAGAGACGAGGTTCTTGAACCATACGGCGTAGAATCCCGCCACAGCCATGAGCAGCAGGACCGCCAGGTGTACGAGTTCAGGTACGTTCACTGCTGGACACCACCTTCCCTGCTCTTTTCATCGAGCCTGTCCACAACGGTCATCTGCGGTTTCACGCCGCTCCGGTAGGCCGCCCGCGCGATGGCGTGCGCTCCGGTGGAGTTGGTGACCAGAAGCGCCACCACCGCCACCAGGATATGTACCGCCAGCACCGGGAAACGTCCCTCGCCGGTGCTCATCCACTTGATCAGGGCGTAGACGATCACCGAAGCCGAGGTGAAGAGTGTCCCGAAGGTGGTGCACTTCGTCGTCCCGTGCAGCCTCGTGTAGACATCGGGAAACCGGTACAGCGCTATGGAGGCGAGCAGATTGAAGGCCAATCCGACGATCAGGACGATCCCTACGAGTACGACCATCCCTACATCCCCCCTTCAACGTACCGGGCAAGGAACAGCGTGCCCACAAAGGCAAGCGCCGCATAGACAATCGCCACATCCACCATGACCACCGACTCGTAGACTGCGGCGAGCAGAATCATGATGCCCACCGCCAGCGTGTTGATGGCGTCCAGCGCCACGATCCTGTCGGGGACGGTGGGACCGGCAATGAGCCTGCCGATCATAATCAGTGCAACCAGCCCGAGAAATCCGGCTCCCAGGCCTAACAGTGCAATGGTCATTCTGTAATCCTCCTCGCCCAGGTTCCAAAGGATTCACATACCTCTTCTTCGGCGGGGTTCGGGTCCGTCACGTAGATCCAGTGGATGTACAGCGACTTGTCCCCTTCGTCCACGTCGACGGTCAGCGTTCCCGGCGTCAGCGTGATGGAATTGGCGAGCAACGTTGTGCCGCCGTCGCTCTTGGTGCCCGGGGAGAGCTTGATGATACCCGGCCGTATTTCCCCTGTGATCACCCGCTTCGCCACGTCGATGTTCGCCCGCGCCATGCCTGCCAGAAAGGGCCCGAAGGCGTAGTAGAGGAAGTACCCCCACCGGACGGGACTCAGCATCGTGCCTTTGCCGGTATCGGTGATCCAGGTCCGGCTGGCCAGATAGAGGACCGCGCCCAACAGTATGGCGATGAACAGCTCCGCCAGATTCAGCCCGTTTCCGCTCCAGGCCAGTATCAGGTAGGTCACTACGGAAAGAAGAAAAATGCCCACGACTACTCACCTCCCTCAATAGGTATCTTGCATACGGATACAGTGGAACACCATGCCGCACTCTATAGATCCAACCGGAACCTCTCCGCACGGGGCGTCAGGATTCCGGCAGCGTCAGAGAACACTCCTCCCCGGGCCTCACCTCCCCACCTTCGGTCACCTCAAGAAAGATCCCCACATCGGGCAGCAGACACCAGCCCCGATAGTCGTAGCTGTGGGGTTCGCCGGGCGCCTTTCCGTGTTCGACGACCCGCAATGCAGCCCCACCGTCGAAACGCAGGACTGTCCCCAGGGGAGGACGTTCCGCCATGCCCTCCACTACGAGATTCTCGGCAAGACCGCCCGGAGGGAAAGGAAATCCCGCTTTCGTTCCGGCCTCGCGGATGTCCTCGCTCCGGAGCAGACTCACCTGACGGCGGCCGCTCCCGAAGTGGGCATCCCCCTCCACGCCGCGGGCGACAACAAAACGGGCTGCATCGACGGGACGTTTGGGCTCCTGGGGCTCCCCGCTGATACAGACCGCAACGACCTTGGGCATCGGCTGGTTCCTCCTCGGTTTTGTGACAGTATTCCCAAGCCGCAGAACGGCCCGGGTGCAGACGATTCTGCTATCCTCTATACTACGCTATTTTACTCTCGGGAGGAATGATACATGGACTCTCTAGAATCTCTGCTCCGCCGCGATTTCGGTACCGCAGAGGGCGACGGCGCCCTCGTCGATAACGGAGGGTTAGACCGCTACGCCCGGCGGACCGGGCTCCCGCGCTCCGCAGTCGCGGCGGGTCTCCTGGAACGGGGCTTCGTCCCCGAACGGTACAGCCGGAACATGGGAACCCTGAAACCCGAAGGCCAGCTCCGCCTTCTGCGCTCCAGGGTGGCCGTGATCGGCTGCGGCGGCCTGGGCGGCTCCGTGGTGGAGCTCGCCGCCCGGGCCGGAATCGGGTCGC
This DNA window, taken from Synergistales bacterium, encodes the following:
- a CDS encoding NADH-quinone oxidoreductase subunit K, whose protein sequence is MIGNFPFVIVGFLFLLGLYAVIFERNLIKIAVGVVIIEAATNLLLIVVGYRMGGSIPVYTLAGDTTNMVLPTPQALTLTAIVIGLATSALFLSLIIALYRHYGTLDVREIRRLRG
- a CDS encoding DUF4040 domain-containing protein, with the translated sequence MAVAGFYAVWFKNLVSAVISLAVLSLLLSVEFYILQAPDVAIAEAGIGAGLTTAIFVIALRACHKEDPRNRRNSR
- a CDS encoding cation:proton antiporter (subunit F of antiporter complex involved in resistance to high concentrations of Na+, K+, Li+ and/or alkali; in S. meliloti it is known to be involved specifically with K+ transport), producing the protein MTIALLGLGAGFLGLVALIMIGRLIAGPTVPDRIVALDAINTLAVGIMILLAAVYESVVMVDVAIVYAALAFVGTLFLARYVEGGM
- the mnhG gene encoding monovalent cation/H(+) antiporter subunit G, encoding MVVLVGIVLIVGLAFNLLASIALYRFPDVYTRLHGTTKCTTFGTLFTSASVIVYALIKWMSTGEGRFPVLAVHILVAVVALLVTNSTGAHAIARAAYRSGVKPQMTVVDRLDEKSREGGVQQ
- a CDS encoding Na+/H+ antiporter subunit E, with product MGIFLLSVVTYLILAWSGNGLNLAELFIAILLGAVLYLASRTWITDTGKGTMLSPVRWGYFLYYAFGPFLAGMARANIDVAKRVITGEIRPGIIKLSPGTKSDGGTTLLANSITLTPGTLTVDVDEGDKSLYIHWIYVTDPNPAEEEVCESFGTWARRITE
- a CDS encoding MOSC domain-containing protein, which translates into the protein MPKVVAVCISGEPQEPKRPVDAARFVVARGVEGDAHFGSGRRQVSLLRSEDIREAGTKAGFPFPPGGLAENLVVEGMAERPPLGTVLRFDGGAALRVVEHGKAPGEPHSYDYRGWCLLPDVGIFLEVTEGGEVRPGEECSLTLPES
- a CDS encoding sodium:proton antiporter, with translation MQPLSLIVRTVCNIFAWFMVVFGTYIIIHGHITPGGGFQGGAIVATFMAFLLVAFGGDKFLGWARKGMNSGMETSGLLIFLGAGLAAFGIGPFLYNFLANQGGLFGSPVPIGANPGVLNSSGTIALMNIAVGLEVVGALSLIIIYMFSSIRMPLEEGKEEAGHDR